The genomic DNA CGATGGGCACGGTGGCCGTCCAGGCGGGCGATCGCGCGGCGGCCAGAGCCGGCGGCGGGTCTGGCAGAGCTGCTGCCGGCGCGCCCGGGCAGCCCACGCCGAGGTAGAGCGAGCCGTAGTCCGTGGTGGTGACCGGCTGGCCCTCGGCATCGACTGTCTCGAAGCGGGTGACCACGTAGGCGCCGGGGCGGCGCGATTCCAGCCGGGCGACGTGCGCCTGCGTGCTCAGCCGGTCTCCGGCACGGACGGGGCGATGGATCCGCAGGTCATGGGTGGCATGCACGCCCCGCACCGCGATCTCCTCCGGCAGCGCGGCCACGGCCCGCACCTCCACCGCCAGGGGCCACTCGTAGCAGACGGGGAAGAGCGGGTGGGCGACGATGCCGTCGGGGCGGAGCGTGTCGAGATACTCGGGGCCGATGTCGCCGAGCGCGGCGGCGTAGGCCATGAGCCAGCGCGCGTCGATGGCGTGGGTGCGCGGCCCGGCGGCCGCGCCCGCGAGGCCTGCGGGCAGCTCGAGAGCGGGAGGCGTCATGGCCGGGGGAAGTTCATGCAGTCGACGAACACGTCCTGGAAGTCGGGGTGGGCCGCCAGCGAGACGTGCTCGATCCTTCGGGCGATGGTCTCGGCGCGCGCCCGCTCGGTCTCGGACATGAGGGCCAGCTGGGCGCCGAGCGCCGCCGCGTTGCCCACGTACCGGATGCGGGGCTCCGGCATCTGCGGGATGAGCCCGATGCGGAGGGCGCTCCGGATGGAGAGGTAGTTGCCGAAGCCGCCGGCCAGCATCAGCTCGCTCACCTGATCGGGGGCGATGCCGGCGATGCGCTGCAGCATGGCCGCGCCCGAGGCGATGGCGCCCTTGCAGAGCTGGACCTGGCGGACGTCGTCCTGGGTGAGGAGGATCTCGCGGGCGGCGCCGCCCTCGCCAGCGCGCGCCAGCGTCACCACCCGCTCCTCTCCCCGTACCGAGACGCGCGCGCGGAGCGGCGCGGGCAGCCGGTCGCGCTCCTCCACGGCGATGAGGCCGCTCCAGTCGAGGATGTCGGCCTCCAGCAGCGCCGCGATGGCGTCGATGACGCCGGAGCCGCAGATCCCCTGGGCGGGGGCGTCCCCGATGGTGTGGAGGCGCAGGTCGCCGTCCTCGAGCCAGACCCGATCGATGGCGCCCAGCGCCCCGCGCATCCCGTGGCGGAGCTGCGCGCCCTCCAGCGCGGGGCCCGCCGGGGCCGAGCAGGCCCAGAGCCGGTCGCGCGAGCCCAGCAGCACCTCGCCGTTGGTGCCGATGTCCACGGCGATGCGCGTCTCGGGTGTCTCGGCGATCCGCGTGGCCAGTGCGACGCCCACCGCGTCGGCCCCCACGAAGCCTGCCACCAGGGGGAGCAGGCAGACGCGCGCCTCGGGGTTGACCTTGAGGAAGAGCTCGCGCGCGGGCAGGACCAGCGGGTGGCGCATCACCGGGGCGTAGGGGGCGAGCCCCACGTGGGAAGGGTCGATGCCGAGGAGGAGGTGGTGCATGCAGGTGTTGCCGACGACCACGATCTTGTAGATCCACTTCGGCAGCACGCCCGAGTCCGCCGCGACCCGCTCGATGTGCTGGTTGAGGAGGCCGACGATCCGCGTCCGGAGCTTGCGCAGGTTGCCCGGGTCGAGCTGCGCGAAGGCGATGCGGGACATGAGATCGGCGCCGAACACCGCCTGGGGGTTGAGGCTCGAGACGGAGCCGAGCTCCTCACCGGACTCGAGCTCCATGAGCGTCGTGACGACGCTGGTGGTCCCGATGTCGATGGCGAGGCCGAACTTGAGGAGCCGGGTGTCGCCCGGCTCCACCGCCAGCACCCGGGAGCCGAAGGTGGTGACCGTGACCTCGCCCTGCTGCTGGCGGAGCGCCCGGGGCAGCGCCTGGAGGAGCGCGGGCGAGACGTCGTCAGGCGTCCGCCCGACCACGAGGAGCAGCTCCTCCAGGTCGGAGGTCTGGTGATGCTCCTCTTTCGGGAGGCGCACCGTCACGACCTCCTTGTGGATCCCGGCGCCAATCTCGACCCGCGCCAGCGCCTCGGCCGGCGACTGTGCGCCGAGGATCTGGAAGCTCCGCTCGTCCAGCGGGGGGGCGACGAGGACTGCCACCGGCTCCATCACGCGGCACTGGCACGAGAGGCGGTAGCCCTCCCGGACGAGGGCGTCGCCGAGCTGCAGCTCGTCCATCACCGTGGGTGGCGGAACCGCCCCCGAGACGAACTTGACCCGGCACGAGGTGCAGCGGCCGCGCCCGCCGCAGGTGGCCGTGATGTCCACGCCCGCCGCCTGCGCGGCGGCGAGGATGGTGGCGCCGTGGGAGACCTGGAGGGTGCGGCGCTCCGGAAGGAGCGTGAGGGCGACGGTGGTCATGCGACGCCCAGGATACCACCGCCCGCGCAGGGGCCGGCCGGCTTGACTTCGCCGGGACTTTGGGGAATATTGCGGGCACCCGAGCCGCCGGCGGGCCGGATCAAGGGAGGGTGGGTGCTCCGGTACATCCTCTATCGCCTCCTGTGGCTGGTTCCGACCCTCCTCGCCATGGCCGTCGTGACCTTCCTGGTGATGCACGCTACGCCGGGAAGCCCGCTCGACCCTGTCGCCGAGGGTGCGAACCCGCTCTCACCGGAGGCGCAGAAGAACCTGGCCCAGGCCTACGGCCTCGACCGGCCGCTCCACGCGCAGTTCGGAATCTTCCTCGCGAAGGCGGTGCAGGGGGATTTCGGGCAGTCCTTCGTGTACAAGACCCGCACCGTCGCCGAGATCATGGCCGAGACCTTCCCCGTGTCGCTCCTCCTGGGGAGCATGGCGCTGGCGCTGGCGGTCGTGGGGGGCGTCACGCTCGGGATCCTGGCGGCCGTGTACCAGAACCGCTCGTGGGACTACGTGTCGGTGAGTGTGGCCGCGGTGGGCGTGAGCATCCCGAACTTCGTGCTGGCCGTCTTCTTCATCGTGCTCTTCTCCTTCGTCATCCCGCTCTTCCCGACCGGCGGGTGGGGCTCGCCGCGCGAGTGGGTGCTCCCGACGGTCACGCTGGCGCTGGCGCCCCTCGGAATCATCGCGCGCTTCACCCGCTCGAGCATGATCGAGGTGATCCGCTCCGACTACGTGCGGACCGCCCGGGCCAAGGGGCTTGCCGAGCGTCCCGTGATCCTCCGCCACGTCCTGAAGAACGCGCTGATTCCGGTGGTGACGCTCCTCGGGCCGATGTTCGCCGCCGTGGGGACGGGCTCCTTCTTCGTGGAGTCCATCTTCCGGGTGCCGGGGATGGGGCGCTTCTTCGTCCTGTCGATGACGGGGCGGGACTACCCGATGATCATGGCAGTGGTCCTCATCTACGGCGGGTTCCTGGCCCTGATGAACCTGGTGGTGGACCTCCTCTATGGCGCGCTCGACCCGCGCATTCGATACTAGTTTCGGAGGGGGGCCCTGCCCCCCTCCGATGCCTCCCCCCGATCGTTGCGCGGGCGAAGCCCGCGCTCGAACGCGGAACGCCTCCCCGCCGCGGACCGGAACGGCGAGCCCGGGCGGGCCGCCCGCACGCCGAAGGGGGGTGCGGCCCTGGATTCGCGGGGCGCCGGGGTCATGACGCTCTCCACGCCTGCGCCCGATAGGAGGCTTCAGGCGCCGGGGCGGCCGGCGCCGGCGGGCGCGCTCGCGTGGCCGCGCGCGAAAAGCCGTGGGTCGAGCCTCTGGCGGGACGCGTGGCGGCGCCTCCTGCGGAACAAGCTGGCGGTGGCCGGCGGCATCACCGTGGTCCTGCTCTGCCTCCTCGCCGTCTTCGCGAACGCGATCGCCCCGCACTCCTACACGAAGCCGAACTTCGGCCGGCTCTACGAGTTCCCGTCCCGCGACTTCCCGCTCGGCACGGATCAGCTGGGGCGCGACGTGCTCTCGCGGATGATCTACGGCGCGCGGGTGTCGATGCTGGTGGGTCTCGGCGCCCAGGTCATCGTGGTGCTCATCGGCGTGCCCATCGGCGCCATCTCCGGCTACCTCGGCGGCCGGACCGACCTCCTGCTCACGCGCTTCGTGGACGTCATGTACGCCTTCCCGCGGCTCCTGTTCGTCATCCTCGTCATGTCCATGCTCGGCGCGGGGCTCATGAACATCTTCATCGCGCTCGGGCTCACGGGCTGGGTCGGGATCGCCCGCCAGACGCGGGCGCAGGTGCTGTCCCTCAAGGAGAAGGAGTTCGTGGAAGGGGCCCGCGCGCTGGGCGCGGGGTTCTGGCGGGTGATGACGCGCCACGTGCTGCCTGGCGCGCTCACCCCCATCGTGGTCTCGATCACCTTCGGCATTCCGGAGGCGATCTTCACCGAGGCGGCGCTGTCCTTCATCGGCGTGGGGATCAACCCCCCGACGCCCTCCTGGGGGCAGATGGTCGGGGAGAACCAGCAGTTCCTCCGCTCCTTCTGGCACCTCTGCGTGTTCCCGTCCATCGCCATCGCGGTCACCATGCTCTCGTTCACGTTCTTCGGCGACGGGGTCCGCGACGCGCTGGACCCCAAGATGCAATAAGTCTCCAGAGGAGGCTACCCATGCACATTCCCGGCGAGCAGCTGGCGCTGTTCCAGAGGCGGCTCGAGGCCATCGGCCTCGGGCGCCGCGACTTTCTCAAGGTGGTTGGGGCCATGGCGGCCTTCGGCGGACTCGGCTTCGCCACCGAGGCCCGCGCGGCCAAGCCGAGCAGGCCGGGTCCCGGCGAGAAGCTCGCCAAGGACCAGACCTTCCGCTACGGCGGCGGGAGCTGGTACCAGAACGACCCGGCGAGCCACGACTTCAACAAGGATCTGTACTGCCAGGGGCACGTCGCGCTCTTCGCGGGCCTCATGGTCTTCAACGCCGATTTCGTGGCGGAGCCCTGGATGGCCATCAAGGTCCAGAGCAACAAGGACGGCTCGATGTGGACCTTCACCGTCCGGAAGGACACGCGGTGGTCGGACAATTCCCCGGTGACCGCCCGCGACTTCGAGTGGTCCTTCAAGCGCCAGCTCAACCCGGCGACGGCGGCCCCGTATGCATCGTTTCTCTACGACATCAAGAACGGCGAGGCCTTCAACAAGAAGCAGGTCACGGACGCTGGCCAGGTGGGCGTCAAGGCCAAGGACGACTGGACGCTCGAGGTGACGCTCGAGGGGCCTCGCGGCTACTTCCCAGTGCTCGCGGCCTATCTCGCGGCACTTCCCGCGCACCGGGGTGCCGTGGAGAAGCACGGGGACAAGTGGACGGAGGCAGCCAACATCGTCACCAACGGCGCCTTCACGCTGGAGTCCTGGGAGCACAACAAGCAGTTCGTGCTCAAGAAGAACCCCTACTACTACGGCGCCAAGAACGTCCATCTCTCCCGGGTGGTCGTCCCGATCATCCCTGTGGCGTCGGGGTCCCTTCCCTACGAGAACAACGAGCTGGACATGACGGCGCTCCAGGCCGGGGACCTGAAGAAGCTCCAGGGCGACCCGCGGTCGTCCAGGGACGTCTTCCGCTACCCGTTCCCCGGCACCTGGTATCTCCTCCCCCAGGTGACGAAGCCCCCCTTCGACAACCTCAAGGTCAGGAAGGCCGTGGCCCATGCCATCGACAGGGAGAACGTCGTGAAGGTGAGCCAGGGGCTGGCCATCCCGGCCTGGTCCATGATCCCGCCGGGTTTCCCCGGCGCTATCGACGACCCGAAGATCAAGGCCATCCAGCGCTACGACAAGAAGGCCGCGCTGGACATGCTCAAGGGCACACCCTTCGAGGGCGGGAAGAACTGGCCGAAGATCACGCTCAGCATGCGCGACGAGGGGCTCGGCTCCAAGCCCCTGGCCGAGGCCGTCCAGGCCGTACTCCTGGACAGTCTCAACATGAAGACCGACCTCGAGGTGCTGGAGCCGCGGGTCTTCCGCGAACGGCTCTGGAAGCAGGACCTGCAGTTCGTCTGGATCCGCTGGTTCATGGACTACCCGGACCCGCACAATGAGTACTTCGACACCTTC from Candidatus Rokuibacteriota bacterium includes the following:
- a CDS encoding MaoC family dehydratase N-terminal domain-containing protein; amino-acid sequence: MTPPALELPAGLAGAAAGPRTHAIDARWLMAYAAALGDIGPEYLDTLRPDGIVAHPLFPVCYEWPLAVEVRAVAALPEEIAVRGVHATHDLRIHRPVRAGDRLSTQAHVARLESRRPGAYVVTRFETVDAEGQPVTTTDYGSLYLGVGCPGAPAAALPDPPPALAAARSPAWTATVPIAANLAHVYTECARIWNPIHTDRAVARAAGLPAIILHGTATLALAVSQVLRRERRGPAAGVRRILCRFGAMVEMPSVITVEGLGATATGEGRWVAFRALTAEGRPAVRDGRLLVDE
- a CDS encoding DUF4445 domain-containing protein yields the protein MTTVALTLLPERRTLQVSHGATILAAAQAAGVDITATCGGRGRCTSCRVKFVSGAVPPPTVMDELQLGDALVREGYRLSCQCRVMEPVAVLVAPPLDERSFQILGAQSPAEALARVEIGAGIHKEVVTVRLPKEEHHQTSDLEELLLVVGRTPDDVSPALLQALPRALRQQQGEVTVTTFGSRVLAVEPGDTRLLKFGLAIDIGTTSVVTTLMELESGEELGSVSSLNPQAVFGADLMSRIAFAQLDPGNLRKLRTRIVGLLNQHIERVAADSGVLPKWIYKIVVVGNTCMHHLLLGIDPSHVGLAPYAPVMRHPLVLPARELFLKVNPEARVCLLPLVAGFVGADAVGVALATRIAETPETRIAVDIGTNGEVLLGSRDRLWACSAPAGPALEGAQLRHGMRGALGAIDRVWLEDGDLRLHTIGDAPAQGICGSGVIDAIAALLEADILDWSGLIAVEERDRLPAPLRARVSVRGEERVVTLARAGEGGAAREILLTQDDVRQVQLCKGAIASGAAMLQRIAGIAPDQVSELMLAGGFGNYLSIRSALRIGLIPQMPEPRIRYVGNAAALGAQLALMSETERARAETIARRIEHVSLAAHPDFQDVFVDCMNFPRP
- a CDS encoding ABC transporter permease; protein product: MLRYILYRLLWLVPTLLAMAVVTFLVMHATPGSPLDPVAEGANPLSPEAQKNLAQAYGLDRPLHAQFGIFLAKAVQGDFGQSFVYKTRTVAEIMAETFPVSLLLGSMALALAVVGGVTLGILAAVYQNRSWDYVSVSVAAVGVSIPNFVLAVFFIVLFSFVIPLFPTGGWGSPREWVLPTVTLALAPLGIIARFTRSSMIEVIRSDYVRTARAKGLAERPVILRHVLKNALIPVVTLLGPMFAAVGTGSFFVESIFRVPGMGRFFVLSMTGRDYPMIMAVVLIYGGFLALMNLVVDLLYGALDPRIRY
- a CDS encoding ABC transporter permease; amino-acid sequence: MTLSTPAPDRRLQAPGRPAPAGALAWPRAKSRGSSLWRDAWRRLLRNKLAVAGGITVVLLCLLAVFANAIAPHSYTKPNFGRLYEFPSRDFPLGTDQLGRDVLSRMIYGARVSMLVGLGAQVIVVLIGVPIGAISGYLGGRTDLLLTRFVDVMYAFPRLLFVILVMSMLGAGLMNIFIALGLTGWVGIARQTRAQVLSLKEKEFVEGARALGAGFWRVMTRHVLPGALTPIVVSITFGIPEAIFTEAALSFIGVGINPPTPSWGQMVGENQQFLRSFWHLCVFPSIAIAVTMLSFTFFGDGVRDALDPKMQ
- a CDS encoding peptide ABC transporter substrate-binding protein, with translation MHIPGEQLALFQRRLEAIGLGRRDFLKVVGAMAAFGGLGFATEARAAKPSRPGPGEKLAKDQTFRYGGGSWYQNDPASHDFNKDLYCQGHVALFAGLMVFNADFVAEPWMAIKVQSNKDGSMWTFTVRKDTRWSDNSPVTARDFEWSFKRQLNPATAAPYASFLYDIKNGEAFNKKQVTDAGQVGVKAKDDWTLEVTLEGPRGYFPVLAAYLAALPAHRGAVEKHGDKWTEAANIVTNGAFTLESWEHNKQFVLKKNPYYYGAKNVHLSRVVVPIIPVASGSLPYENNELDMTALQAGDLKKLQGDPRSSRDVFRYPFPGTWYLLPQVTKPPFDNLKVRKAVAHAIDRENVVKVSQGLAIPAWSMIPPGFPGAIDDPKIKAIQRYDKKAALDMLKGTPFEGGKNWPKITLSMRDEGLGSKPLAEAVQAVLLDSLNMKTDLEVLEPRVFRERLWKQDLQFVWIRWFMDYPDPHNEYFDTFYGKKTTGRRQAWVNDAFDKELEAGRDTRDPKKRLEHYKKAEAIMQNDAGYIPVAWVVRYAAKKPWVGGLEKNKAGEFVVDGNIYVDMLQHLYVLEKG